Below is a window of Macadamia integrifolia cultivar HAES 741 chromosome 8, SCU_Mint_v3, whole genome shotgun sequence DNA.
AGAAGTTAATTAGGGAGGCTGGGTGCATTTCTTGGATGGTAGTCTACTATCAGTTAATCTAGTTTTTCTCATGTTAATGAGCTTTTCTTTTACCTGTGAATTCTTGTTGAGGTAGATAGTGACTCGCTTCCAGTGCACCACACCTGCAAAGTCCAGCAGCAAGTTCTTAAGGTTTAGTTTTTCCTGTCGAATAGTTGTTagtggaagaaaattttcaaatagacaAAGCACAAGGACCTTCCCACTCAAGAACAGCAGACAAAATTAGATGGATTTGCATTCTATTCCTAATTTTGCTACTAATTAGCAACTGATCGTGATTAAATGAACTCAGCATATGGCACAATTCTGTGTCTGTAAGGGATGTGATTGGATCTTTTCCAACAAGCCTACATTTTTTCATGCACAGTGAATTTAAGGTAGAGCTTGGCAATCTTTGTGATTCAATTGTCTTGTTGCAATCGGGCAAACTTGTTTTTCAGCATAGGAGTTGTAATAACCCTCATACACACAATATTCATGTCTGTTCTATTTTAGTTTTCACAGTAGCTGTAAGGGGGAGTACTAGACCATCCATCAGAAGACAAGCTTCATTGGTTCCAGAAATTCAATATAGATTGGTTACCTTTTCGTGTTCGTTGAAGGAGTTCACCTTTGCACGGAGAATTCTGGATTTCCATTTCCTTCTGACAAGCAGCAGAACAGGTTGGACTGGCACCTCTATCATATGGAGTTATTGCTGCATGGTTCCTCACTTCCCTGGGAATTCTTGCTCTCAAGGCAGCAGATCCACGCAAAGCTTAGTTTAAGAGAAAACAAAAGTACATTAATGGATGAAGAATTTCTAGTAAACTATCATGGATCATTCATCAGCATATATTTGTTGAAAATAACATTAAGGTAAGGACTACTACAAAGAAGCACAGAAAAGTGGATTTGTTTAGATGACAGTTCTCTGTATTTCTTTGTATATATAAAGAACTAAGAATAATAATGAACAAATATATCATATATTCATATTTCTGCATAATCAAtgacaaaaatcaaaataatgtaGCAGATATACCTGTGGCAGCCGCAGCTGTCAGAGTCATTAAATCACCCGGAGTTCTAACATCTACTGCTGATCTAACAACAGAAGCCACTCGATCATGATCAGCTCCTGTTGATTCAGCAATCTCAATGCAGTGTGATGCCAAGAGCTCTGTAGCTGAAGCCACAGCTGCAGTCATCCTTGAGCTTTGGCTATTGGAGTTCTCTGCTGCAGCCACAGCAGCCAAGGCTGCAGCAACTCCTGCCACAGAGAGAGCAGCATGCACACGAGCATTTTCTATACGtgccttctctttctctttcttcttgttatGGTTAAACTCCATGTGATGGAACCATTTTCCAACCCCTGCTGTTCGTAGTGCATTAACTGGATTAACTGTTTTGCTCGTCTGCAAAGAGGTAAACTGTGAACTAGTTGAAATCGCTAAAGGGATCAGTTGGAATCTTACAAACAGTTGATCAGGTTCAAGTCTACAATCTATTGTTTATCCCTCTACTGAATATAGAAAATTAACAGTACTGATCTCTTTCTTTCCCATTAAGCTAACAATTCAATTGATGCTCCATTCATCCAAATCATAGATCAAATGAAATCTCAGTTGGGATTGTGAGATATATACCCCATAACTTGGATTGGTCATCCCAAGTGATAAGATGGTTATACAACTCAACcatgagagagaaaatgtaAGCTTAGTCAAAAAACAGAAAGTAAAGGGAAACCTACACATTGTGGCTCCATGATTGTCTCCGGTATTGAAACTGTATCTGAATTCTTGTCAAGAAGATGATGACTCTGTTTGTGAACTAAAGCCTTGGAGACTTCAAAAGCAGAGAGACTCCATGACCTCGACAAGAATTCCATGGGTTCCTTGGGTGTTTGCGGTGGAGGGATGGACGATAGCGACAACAGTGACTGTATGCCCAGCTCTTCATCCTCCTGTGCTTTCTCTAGCCAGTGAAGTCCCATAGAATtattcttccaactcaaataaCTACCACTCTCCATTAATTCTCTATCTGTACAATACCTTTCCTGCAAACAAAGACTGGATCAGGATCATCAACTACAGAGTTGACAAAGCAAGGTAAGTGACAAACTTTACTTACTTTCAGTTCCTCCCTGCAGAAAGTATATATAGGTAAACGGTTGAAGTAGACATTAGAGAGACAGCTTAGATTCTGTAACAGAGAAGGAAGCCCTGTGCTTGGTGTTCCTCCATGAATATTGCTTCCCTGTCAAGGATTCTGACATTGAAGACTGGTGAAGTTCAGGAAATGTTGCAAACCcaatgaatcattggttgattCAACTCGAAATTACCAGAAAACATTCTCCTTGTCCCACGGGCATCCGCTCGTGTAACAGATCACATCTCCCCATATATATTGATTTTATATACTTAATATAGTAATTACAAATGAGATCTGTATGTGACCCTTGTGGGTTCTGTTTATAGTCTTTTGTTGGGTTTAGTGCATATTACTTTCGGTGGTTGGATGCATGAGACAACAGTAGAAATGAAGTGAATGGATGAATCTAGTCCACAGTCCATATTCATTACTCTCTTGGGGATGCCTCTCTTGGGCTTTGAAGTTACCTAAGAAAAGCTATTTAAAGAAATGTTTAATCTTtgcttttctgtttctttcactCTTTAATCCTTATAAACTACTACTAATCAAATCTTGAATCTACATTTCTTTATGAAAACCCATTTAGATTCTTGCCCTCCAGATGTCAAACTAGGGGACCAACCAACGATTCCGAAACTTCCGGTCAACTCGAATACCCGACATCCTGTGGCACAAGGATCCGACCAGAACTGATGACATTGAAACAAATTTTCCCGCATTTGATATGTTGGGTTGTCTGAAAGACGGTGATCCAGGTTTTGTGCGAGTCAATGGGTCAATCTTGCTTATGCAGTCAGTCACTCTGTTAAGTGTGTTCTACTTAATAGAGATCTTACAAAGTCCCATATCGGTTATCCAAGACCTTTGGATGTATCTTCATTTACCATTGGACTATCTTCACCTATTAGCTTAAGTTTTTGGGTGAACCCGCAAGAACCCTCTAACTCCTTCTTATcaaaaaagtcttttttttgcatttctctCACAAAGAATAAATTACCGAAAACTCCCAATTTTCCTCCCAACCTTTACAGTAATAATATAGATCATACCATTTTAAGCTTAAAATGAGTAAACAGCATTAGTTTGTCCTTTGGTTTCCAAGGTAGTAAAGCTATTTTGGCAtatcaagaaagaagaaacagtTCCAGAAAATTTCTTGAGCACCCAATTGATTGTATGACGAAATGGAAGGTGGAGCATGATTATTCTGAGTGCTGAAGATAAAGACTAATCACTATCTCCTCTTATAAAGATTGTGACAGCCACTATCTTTAGTGCAATCAAGAGGGGTTTGATGTTGGATGCCTTACTTGCAATCACCACTGATTGCTTCTTTCGTGATGTTCCTTGTTTCCTTGCTACGGCACCCATAAGTCCTTCTAGTGGAAGTCAACAAAAGGTATACTTTCCACCTTTCATCTCCAAAGGAAATTTTATCCTTCTCTTTCACAAGAGGATGAGTCTTGCAGAAAAGATATCAAACCCAAGCATCAAGCTTTTGAGCTCAACTCAAACTAATAAAGCCATACTCCAACTTGCATCAGCAAGTCTCAATCCTAGATCTATAGTTCATTCATTGTTTCTTCACTTTAGTTCATTGTTTAcctggaaagaaaaaaaaaaatggactgGGTGATATTTTTTAAGAACCAGACCAGAGCATGAACCCAAACGGGTCTGTTCTGGTTTTACTGGGTTTAACAGTTACCTCTATTCTTTCCGCAGCACCAGGAACAAGAATGATGGTTAAGTTCCAGAAAATCACAGTATGACCAGATGATCTGGCTTGGTTTGTAGATCTATTGCCTGAGTAGGTCGGGCGAAAGGTGTTCAATCACCCAAATAAGCTTGTTCCAAGCACCGGGGCAAGCTGCATTGGTGGCAGTCTGGGCAGCCCTTGCAAATCTACTCTTGGCTGAACTCTTGAAAGCTCTAAACAGGTAGGTATTAGAGATGGGTTCTCAATTTTATTACGTGTAGATGAGAGAAATACAATGCTAGaaacacaagaagaagaaagaagggcaAAGACCAAACAAATGCCCAGGGAGCTACTCCAGATAAAAAGACCCCAGATACATAGAATCCCTGCTGAAACGAACTCTGGGCAACTGACCACTAAGAAGTTAGTCGAGGCTTATGCCAGAAGAAAGAAATTCCCAAGAACAAATATGTCTAGCTTTCCTCAAGAGATGTCGATAATGTTGCTAAGTACCTAATGCCCTAATGCAATGAACACATCCCATGAGATAAAACTACATTTTCCTACACTACAGGGTTGAATCCCGACAAAAAATTGCAAAACTAAAGAGCCACAAAGGCATAAAATTTTCCATTGAGACAGGATAAATTTGCAGGGTTGAAACTTGGAAGGCATCGGAATGTTTTGCTGTCAATACGACAGAGTCTGGCAAGGGGAGGTCATTTTCAAAAGTGTAAGCTCCATCTGCACATTCAAGAAGTACAAGGAAAGgtccaaaaatggaaatttataaACAAATAGACAATGTTTCTCTAACAAAACATGCAGCATGAGCATCATCCCAGATCATGCAGTATGAGGACATTAAGATGGATGACTTAAATGGGTCTCAGGTATCTTAGCAGTTGGGCAACGATTGTAAACCATCACTTTGAGTGTCAATCAATGAATTATACATCAGTCTTCTGGGACGAATAATCTGCAGGTTGAATTGCTGTGGAGATACCCTGCAATGGGTATAAGCACCATATGGCAGGTattctttcttattcttttttcccAGTTCCAAATGGCAGGTATTGCAAAGTGAATGGCTTCTTTATGTCAAATGTCAATTCTGTAAAATGGAAACTGTAGGATGGATCTCCAATCAGGTAAATGCTTCTCGGAGTTTTGTGGGTAACTCTAGGTCAGGCTCTAACTTGCTAATTGGTGAAAAGTAGCTGTCCACCATCCGTTCAGACACTTGATCCAAACTTGGAGGGTTCCACTGCATATTTCCAACAGTTGTCACATTAGTAATATCATCTCCAAATTATGTCTGTTCATCATGCAAAAAGAATGTATTGCTAATACCTGTGGTGCAAGGTCTTTGTCCACCAATCGTGCCCGGACTCCCTAAGAAATTACAGGAAATAAGACAGACAGGATAACTACTACAACTGTTTTACCTGAATGATGAAAGGG
It encodes the following:
- the LOC122086210 gene encoding VAN3-binding protein-like → MESGSYLSWKNNSMGLHWLEKAQEDEELGIQSLLSLSSIPPPQTPKEPMEFLSRSWSLSAFEVSKALVHKQSHHLLDKNSDTVSIPETIMEPQCTSKTVNPVNALRTAGVGKWFHHMEFNHNKKKEKEKARIENARVHAALSVAGVAAALAAVAAAENSNSQSSRMTAAVASATELLASHCIEIAESTGADHDRVASVVRSAVDVRTPGDLMTLTAAAATALRGSAALRARIPREVRNHAAITPYDRGASPTCSAACQKEMEIQNSPCKGELLQRTRKGVVHWKRVTIYLNKNSQAIVKVKRKHVGGAFCKRDKCIVYGVCDEISAWPTMKEEGVEGGYFGLKTTQGLLEFRCKSNAHKQKWVDGIRSLLGQAGCIEETEHSMELLNIN